Proteins co-encoded in one Enterobacter sp. R4-368 genomic window:
- the coaBC gene encoding bifunctional phosphopantothenoylcysteine decarboxylase/phosphopantothenate--cysteine ligase CoaBC translates to MSLAGKKIVLGVSGGIAAYKAPELVRRLRDRGAEVRVAMTEAAKAFITPMSLQAVSGYPVSDSLLDPAAEAAMGHIELGKWADLVILAPATADLIARVAAGMANDLVSTICLATPSPVAVVPAMNQQMYRAAATQHNLQVLASRGLLLWGPDSGSQACGDVGPGRMLDPLTIVDMAAAHFSPVKDLQHLNIMITAGPTREPLDPVRYITNLSSGKMGFAIAAAAASRGANVTLVSGPVSLATPPLVQRVDVTTALEMEAAVQSRVQQQNIFIGCAAVADYRAASVAEEKIKKQGDEITIKMVKNPDIVAGVAALSAHRPYVVGFAAETNNVEEYARQKRARKNLDLICANDVSQSNQGFNSDNNALHLFWQDGDKRLPLERKELLGHLLLDEIVTRYDEKNRR, encoded by the coding sequence ATCAGTCTGGCGGGTAAAAAGATTGTCCTCGGCGTGAGCGGCGGTATTGCGGCCTATAAAGCGCCCGAACTGGTGCGCCGTTTGCGCGATCGCGGAGCAGAAGTCCGTGTCGCAATGACCGAGGCGGCAAAAGCCTTTATTACGCCGATGAGCCTACAGGCCGTTTCCGGTTATCCGGTGTCTGACAGCCTGCTTGATCCCGCAGCTGAAGCGGCAATGGGCCATATTGAGCTGGGCAAATGGGCTGATTTAGTGATTCTCGCCCCCGCCACCGCGGATTTGATCGCCCGCGTTGCTGCCGGTATGGCAAACGACCTGGTCTCCACGATTTGCCTTGCCACACCGTCGCCTGTCGCCGTTGTTCCCGCGATGAATCAGCAGATGTACCGCGCCGCCGCCACCCAGCATAATTTGCAGGTGCTGGCCTCGCGCGGGCTGTTGCTGTGGGGCCCGGACAGCGGCAGCCAGGCCTGTGGCGATGTTGGTCCAGGAAGAATGCTCGATCCGCTGACCATTGTGGATATGGCCGCCGCGCATTTCTCACCGGTCAAAGATCTGCAACATCTGAACATCATGATTACCGCCGGTCCGACGCGTGAACCGTTAGATCCGGTGCGTTACATCACTAATCTCAGTTCCGGTAAGATGGGCTTCGCCATTGCCGCCGCTGCTGCAAGCCGCGGTGCGAATGTTACGCTGGTCTCCGGCCCTGTTTCGCTGGCAACGCCGCCGCTGGTACAACGTGTGGATGTGACTACGGCACTGGAGATGGAGGCCGCGGTCCAGAGCCGCGTTCAGCAGCAGAATATTTTTATCGGTTGCGCCGCCGTTGCGGATTATCGCGCCGCCAGCGTCGCTGAAGAAAAAATCAAAAAGCAAGGCGATGAAATCACGATAAAAATGGTGAAAAACCCGGATATCGTCGCTGGCGTTGCCGCACTTTCTGCTCACCGACCTTATGTTGTTGGGTTTGCTGCCGAAACAAATAATGTGGAAGAATATGCCCGGCAAAAACGCGCCCGCAAAAACCTGGATCTGATTTGCGCCAACGATGTTTCGCAATCGAATCAGGGGTTTAACAGCGACAACAATGCATTACACCTTTTCTGGCAGGATGGCGACAAACGCTTGCCGCTGGAGCGCAAAGAACTTCTGGGACACCTATTACTGGACGAGATCGTTACCCGTTATGATGAAAAAAATCGACGTTAA
- a CDS encoding glycosyltransferase family 4 protein, translated as MKIGFVDVTITTSYGGIQTAVWELAKALADLGHEVFLYGGEGDIRHDVASYAITVRTYPYTPREKVINLGRRFQRIVERLSMARHARKAVVKDDLDWVILTKPFDFFWPHLMPASSKTRFCYMSGGTSFFRFDRRLAKRIDAWVACSEFNAWQIQHHFKHFPHVIYNGVDIHKFTPATGSIRRALDIDDDKFLLVFAGRLVGWKGLYYVLKALALLQDERVRFLIVGNGEELTKLQAQARALGVDKQVIFHEPVAHSALPAFYRSGDAGIFPSTGDEAFGITIAEAMACGLPVIGSYIGGIPEVIGNEGSAGLLVSPGHPEAIADAIRKLMEDGEHRRTMGHNARQRIENLYTWHHSAQRLLSALDQ; from the coding sequence ATGAAAATTGGATTTGTGGATGTGACCATAACAACTTCTTATGGAGGCATCCAAACTGCGGTCTGGGAACTTGCAAAAGCCCTGGCTGACCTTGGTCATGAGGTATTTCTTTATGGAGGAGAAGGGGACATTCGCCATGATGTTGCGAGTTATGCAATTACCGTACGAACCTATCCTTATACACCACGAGAAAAGGTGATTAATCTCGGACGCCGGTTCCAGCGAATCGTTGAACGCCTTTCTATGGCACGGCATGCCCGAAAAGCGGTCGTGAAGGATGATCTGGACTGGGTCATTCTTACCAAACCTTTCGATTTCTTTTGGCCACATCTGATGCCTGCGTCCAGCAAGACGCGTTTCTGCTATATGAGTGGAGGCACCAGTTTTTTTAGGTTTGATCGCCGCCTGGCTAAACGAATTGACGCCTGGGTGGCATGTAGTGAATTTAATGCCTGGCAGATTCAGCATCACTTTAAGCACTTCCCGCATGTGATTTATAACGGTGTGGACATCCATAAGTTTACTCCTGCAACTGGTAGTATTCGTCGGGCGCTGGACATTGATGATGACAAGTTTTTACTGGTTTTTGCCGGGCGGCTTGTCGGGTGGAAAGGCCTTTATTACGTTTTGAAAGCACTGGCGCTATTGCAGGACGAGCGGGTACGCTTTCTCATTGTTGGTAATGGTGAAGAACTGACAAAACTACAGGCACAAGCTCGGGCTCTTGGTGTGGACAAACAGGTTATTTTCCACGAGCCAGTTGCGCATTCAGCTCTGCCAGCGTTTTATAGAAGCGGTGATGCAGGTATTTTCCCCAGCACTGGCGATGAAGCTTTTGGTATTACTATTGCTGAAGCGATGGCTTGCGGATTACCCGTGATAGGTAGCTATATTGGTGGTATTCCGGAAGTGATTGGCAATGAAGGCTCAGCTGGATTACTGGTTTCTCCTGGCCACCCTGAAGCAATTGCTGATGCCATCCGTAAATTGATGGAAGACGGCGAACACCGTCGGACAATGGGGCATAACGCACGTCAGCGTATCGAAAATCTCTACACCTGGCACCACTCAGCTCAACGTTTACTTTCGGCGCTCGACCAATGA
- a CDS encoding glycosyltransferase family 9 protein: MQPQKILVINIARFGDTLLITPVLKALKTKWPTAILDVFAHKKTASVIENLPWVNTVRPFSKKKAAWMKYFHRRQYDLALVYGSDDALVEYAKRVSTLTVSFSDETGNANWCTVAPPKQLMPAQQERALLAQAVGVEITDWRLCYCVTPQELDSARQFLTKNNLRGKRLIGFQLQSFPAKAYRDWPISSFKEIANRLLQAYPDSHILLLGGPEGKTTAAALASELGASATSLAGKLTMRQNAAVMSQLSLYLGVDTGPTHLAGALGIPMVAMYHAFHPGRYLSPQQHPGLVVIEHPVDYSDASREEPMSKIDVDTVWNAVNTLLAKHIDLKVS; encoded by the coding sequence ATGCAGCCCCAAAAAATCCTTGTCATAAACATTGCTCGCTTTGGCGACACTTTATTAATAACACCGGTATTAAAAGCATTAAAAACGAAGTGGCCTACGGCCATACTGGATGTGTTCGCGCATAAAAAAACAGCCTCGGTGATCGAAAATCTACCTTGGGTGAATACTGTTCGCCCCTTCTCCAAGAAAAAAGCGGCATGGATGAAATATTTCCACCGACGGCAGTATGATCTGGCGCTGGTATACGGTAGTGATGATGCACTGGTGGAGTACGCCAAACGCGTTTCCACACTGACGGTTTCTTTCTCTGACGAAACTGGTAACGCCAACTGGTGCACGGTAGCCCCGCCGAAACAGTTAATGCCAGCCCAGCAGGAACGAGCGTTGCTAGCTCAAGCCGTCGGCGTTGAGATCACCGATTGGCGCCTCTGTTATTGTGTTACGCCACAAGAACTGGACTCTGCACGCCAGTTTTTGACTAAAAACAATCTGCGTGGTAAGCGTTTGATCGGTTTTCAATTGCAAAGCTTTCCTGCAAAGGCCTATCGAGACTGGCCGATCTCCTCTTTTAAGGAGATAGCGAACCGTCTGTTACAGGCATATCCCGACAGTCATATACTTTTATTAGGCGGGCCTGAAGGAAAAACTACCGCTGCTGCACTGGCCTCTGAACTGGGTGCCTCCGCCACGTCGCTCGCAGGGAAGCTGACAATGAGACAAAACGCAGCGGTGATGAGCCAGCTTTCTCTTTATCTGGGTGTGGATACCGGCCCTACTCATCTTGCTGGTGCCTTGGGTATCCCAATGGTAGCGATGTACCACGCCTTCCATCCAGGAAGGTATCTTTCGCCACAACAGCACCCTGGTCTGGTTGTTATCGAACATCCTGTTGACTATTCTGACGCCAGCCGTGAAGAGCCAATGTCAAAGATTGATGTTGATACTGTCTGGAATGCGGTCAATACGCTGCTCGCGAAACACATTGATCTAAAGGTAAGCTAA
- the rpmB gene encoding 50S ribosomal protein L28, with the protein MSRVCQVTGKRPVTGNNRSHALNATKRRFLPNLHSHRFWVESEKRFVTLRVSAKGMRVIDKKGIDTVLSELRARGEKY; encoded by the coding sequence ATGTCCCGAGTCTGCCAAGTTACTGGCAAGCGTCCGGTGACCGGTAACAACCGTTCCCACGCACTGAACGCGACTAAACGCCGTTTCCTGCCGAACCTGCACTCTCACCGTTTCTGGGTTGAGAGCGAAAAGCGTTTTGTCACCCTGCGTGTATCTGCTAAAGGTATGCGTGTAATTGATAAGAAAGGCATCGATACAGTTCTGTCTGAACTGCGTGCCCGTGGCGAAAAGTACTAA
- a CDS encoding glycosyltransferase — protein sequence MKKSLIFTVPPIHSIPPRHAAAVEWWVYNVATRLHVSTEIICIRKGEVQQESITPHCSIYRIGIGRIYKRIFQKWTRWDPLSYAWRLVRRARSLRAERQTLIVHNSIHLYTTAARYYPEQDMILHMHNMQDTDKLTSAVKIIVPSQFLARWYKEKVPGADVKVVPNGIDVELYADGDRWSREKFALTETDTVILYAGRLSPEKGPLELMRAVHQLNQSGQQLKLVIIGDPKANSSGPRAKYQKEIREMAQTMGSNCILAGSVAPADMHKVYAIGDLTVVPSRFEEPFCMVALESMASGIPVLVSPRGGISEFVIDGKTGFVMREPLSTTSMAEDIQATLNRADLQSVALHARKETLAGYGWQTVADKLSAALKGWR from the coding sequence ATGAAAAAATCACTCATATTTACCGTTCCGCCAATCCATTCAATCCCGCCTCGCCATGCCGCTGCGGTGGAGTGGTGGGTCTATAACGTAGCTACCAGGTTGCACGTTTCGACAGAAATTATTTGTATCCGTAAAGGCGAAGTGCAGCAAGAAAGTATCACCCCGCATTGTTCGATCTACCGCATTGGTATTGGCCGCATCTACAAACGTATTTTTCAAAAATGGACCCGCTGGGACCCACTTTCTTATGCATGGCGACTGGTTCGTCGAGCTCGTAGCCTGCGAGCTGAACGGCAAACACTGATCGTGCATAATTCGATTCATCTTTATACGACGGCTGCGCGCTATTATCCTGAACAGGACATGATTCTACATATGCATAATATGCAGGATACCGACAAGCTAACCAGTGCGGTAAAGATTATTGTTCCCAGCCAGTTTCTGGCTCGCTGGTACAAAGAAAAGGTTCCCGGTGCAGATGTAAAAGTTGTGCCTAATGGTATTGATGTCGAACTTTACGCTGATGGCGATCGCTGGTCACGAGAAAAGTTTGCCCTGACTGAAACCGATACTGTGATTCTTTATGCCGGGAGGTTGTCGCCAGAAAAGGGACCGCTGGAACTGATGCGGGCCGTGCATCAATTGAATCAGTCCGGGCAACAGCTAAAGCTGGTGATTATCGGCGATCCAAAAGCGAACAGTAGTGGCCCGCGAGCGAAATATCAAAAAGAGATTCGTGAGATGGCTCAGACCATGGGCAGTAATTGTATTCTCGCGGGTAGCGTTGCACCGGCAGATATGCATAAGGTCTACGCAATCGGCGATTTAACCGTGGTGCCTTCTCGCTTTGAAGAACCATTCTGCATGGTGGCGCTTGAATCCATGGCCTCCGGCATCCCGGTACTGGTCAGCCCTCGCGGCGGAATTTCAGAATTTGTTATCGACGGGAAAACCGGATTTGTAATGCGGGAACCACTCTCAACAACCTCGATGGCAGAAGATATTCAGGCAACGCTCAATCGGGCGGACCTCCAGTCGGTAGCCCTGCATGCCCGGAAAGAAACCCTTGCTGGTTATGGCTGGCAGACAGTGGCTGATAAACTTAGCGCTGCTTTGAAGGGGTGGCGGTAA
- a CDS encoding glycosyltransferase family 2 protein, with amino-acid sequence MSKRLSVVMIAKNAADLLPDCLASVAWADEIVLLDSGSSDDTVGIASRAGAKVFTHTDWSGYGVQRQLAQRYASGDYILMLDTDERVTPELAEHIRATLAAPQPGAVYSIARRNYFLGRFMRHSGWYPDRVTRLYERERYQYNGNLVHESLDAPQAPVIALSGDLLHLTCRDFASFQRKQFNYATAWAQERHQLGKKTSLPGIFAHTLGAFVKTLLLRGGVLDGKQGWLLAVVNAQYTFNKYTELWALNHGYSEKE; translated from the coding sequence ATGTCCAAACGTTTGTCGGTGGTGATGATCGCCAAAAACGCGGCGGATCTGCTGCCCGATTGTCTGGCATCCGTTGCCTGGGCGGATGAAATTGTGCTGCTGGATTCCGGCAGCAGCGACGATACAGTGGGCATTGCCAGCCGCGCGGGCGCCAAAGTCTTCACCCATACTGACTGGTCGGGTTACGGCGTACAGCGCCAGCTGGCACAGCGCTACGCCAGCGGCGATTACATCCTGATGCTCGATACCGACGAGCGCGTCACTCCGGAACTCGCAGAGCACATTCGCGCGACACTCGCCGCACCGCAGCCGGGCGCCGTTTACAGCATTGCCCGCCGTAACTATTTCCTTGGCCGCTTTATGCGCCACAGTGGTTGGTATCCGGATCGCGTTACCCGCCTGTACGAGCGCGAGCGCTATCAGTACAACGGTAATCTGGTGCATGAATCGCTGGATGCGCCGCAAGCGCCGGTCATTGCGCTCAGTGGTGATTTGCTGCATCTGACCTGCCGGGATTTCGCCAGCTTTCAGCGTAAACAGTTCAATTACGCCACGGCGTGGGCGCAGGAGCGCCATCAGCTCGGTAAAAAAACGTCGCTACCGGGAATTTTCGCGCATACTTTGGGCGCCTTCGTCAAAACATTGTTACTGCGTGGCGGCGTGCTGGATGGCAAACAGGGCTGGCTGCTGGCAGTGGTTAATGCGCAGTATACTTTCAATAAATACACCGAGCTGTGGGCGCTGAACCACGGTTATTCAGAGAAAGAATAA
- a CDS encoding glycosyltransferase, which yields MIKLAYIDPYAVPDIRVASLQILQNVDAFARHDMQVFVVTPPSHTTVESLLGRSVSEGVVFSPLNDPRGKWYFPFNTQKIFFLMVRRWLKRNPVDAIYTRNLKMARFLLSQKLGIPVIFESHEIFAQSFKESHDLSQAKNQRKYQILLENEHFVYQNAAAIVVLTSFLEEDIRRHYNVDTPCIVSPDGVDSVAANEALKTVSQLPSIPVSIFYLGSLHPWKGIPTAISAMRHVTGAKLTIAGGNAEQITTLSALAQQEGVAAKIDFLGYVNPRQRFHEIARHDICILPLTKTSIASRYTSPLKLFEYMAMGKAIVIADLPSIREVVDESSVFFVESENSEELGSVLQRVVDDRDEAQKRANAALELAKTFTWDHRAQQISRIIHHLLRQN from the coding sequence ATGATCAAACTTGCCTATATCGATCCCTATGCGGTGCCGGACATCCGCGTTGCATCACTGCAAATTTTGCAGAATGTGGATGCTTTTGCGCGACACGATATGCAAGTCTTTGTTGTCACGCCCCCCAGCCATACCACGGTTGAAAGTCTACTGGGTCGCTCCGTTTCGGAAGGCGTCGTTTTCTCACCTTTAAATGACCCACGTGGAAAATGGTATTTTCCTTTTAATACTCAGAAAATATTTTTTCTAATGGTCCGCCGCTGGCTGAAGCGCAACCCCGTCGATGCAATTTATACTCGTAATCTAAAAATGGCCCGTTTCCTGCTCAGCCAGAAGCTGGGCATTCCGGTTATCTTTGAAAGCCACGAGATATTTGCTCAGAGTTTTAAGGAGTCTCATGATCTCAGCCAAGCAAAGAACCAGCGCAAGTACCAGATTCTGCTGGAAAATGAGCATTTTGTTTACCAGAATGCGGCGGCAATTGTTGTCTTGACGTCTTTCCTTGAAGAGGATATTCGCCGCCACTACAACGTCGATACTCCTTGTATCGTTAGCCCCGACGGCGTGGACAGCGTGGCAGCAAATGAGGCACTGAAGACAGTCTCACAGTTACCTTCTATACCCGTATCAATTTTTTATCTCGGCAGCCTCCATCCCTGGAAAGGTATCCCAACAGCTATCAGCGCAATGCGTCACGTAACCGGTGCAAAGCTAACAATTGCAGGAGGTAACGCGGAACAGATCACAACGCTTTCCGCGTTGGCACAGCAGGAAGGTGTGGCAGCTAAAATCGATTTTCTCGGTTATGTGAATCCACGCCAGCGCTTCCATGAGATAGCCCGCCATGATATTTGCATTTTGCCACTGACCAAAACCAGCATTGCCAGCCGATATACCTCACCACTTAAACTATTTGAATATATGGCGATGGGTAAAGCAATTGTGATTGCCGACCTACCGTCAATCCGTGAAGTCGTGGATGAATCAAGCGTCTTTTTCGTCGAAAGCGAAAACAGTGAAGAGCTGGGGAGCGTACTCCAGCGCGTAGTCGATGATAGAGATGAAGCGCAAAAACGCGCGAATGCGGCGCTGGAGCTGGCGAAAACATTCACCTGGGATCACCGCGCACAACAGATTTCCCGCATTATTCATCATCTGCTACGGCAAAATTGA
- the radC gene encoding DNA repair protein RadC, whose translation MDIVFTPQKPREKMMKFGIESLTDVELLALFLRTGTQGKSVLTVAREMLKQFGSLYTLLSADLDDFKEVHGIGLAKYAQLRGIGELARRYYNARLLEESSLLSPEMTREFLQSQLAGEEREIFMVILMDNQNRILKHCRLFTGTINQVEVHPREILREALKVNAAAVILAHNHPSGNAEPSKADRQITERVIKCCQFMDIRVLDHLVIGRGEYVSFAERGWI comes from the coding sequence ATGGATATTGTTTTTACGCCTCAAAAACCGCGTGAAAAAATGATGAAGTTCGGTATTGAGTCACTGACTGACGTGGAACTGCTGGCGCTTTTTTTGCGCACCGGAACCCAGGGAAAAAGCGTGCTCACCGTCGCGCGTGAAATGCTCAAGCAGTTTGGTTCGTTGTATACGCTGCTCTCCGCCGATCTTGATGATTTTAAAGAGGTGCATGGCATTGGCCTTGCCAAATACGCTCAACTGCGGGGTATCGGCGAACTGGCGCGGCGCTATTATAATGCGCGCCTGCTGGAAGAGAGCTCACTGCTGAGCCCGGAAATGACGCGCGAGTTTTTACAAAGCCAGCTTGCGGGCGAAGAGCGCGAGATCTTTATGGTGATCCTGATGGATAACCAGAACCGGATACTTAAACATTGTCGGCTTTTTACCGGCACGATTAACCAGGTTGAGGTGCATCCGCGAGAAATTTTGCGTGAAGCGTTAAAAGTCAATGCGGCCGCCGTGATCCTCGCGCATAATCACCCCTCTGGTAACGCTGAGCCGAGCAAAGCGGACAGGCAGATCACTGAGCGGGTAATAAAATGCTGCCAGTTCATGGACATCCGGGTGCTCGATCATCTGGTTATTGGTCGCGGTGAGTACGTTTCTTTTGCCGAACGTGGCTGGATTTAG
- the waaA gene encoding lipid IV(A) 3-deoxy-D-manno-octulosonic acid transferase has protein sequence MELLYTTLLYLIQPLVWLRLLLRSRKAPAYRKRWAERYGFCRNKVKPDGILLHSVSVGETLAAIPLVRALRHRYPSLPITVTTMTPTGSERVMSAFGKDVHHVYLPYDLPCAMNRFLNNVRPKLVIVMETELWPNMISALKARQIPLVIANARLSERSAKGYGKLGKFMRRLLSKITLIAAQNQEDADRFLQLGLKRSQLTVTGSLKFDISVTPELAARAITLRRQWAPRRQVWIATSTHDGEEAIILQAHRKLLETFPDLLLILVPRHPERFPDARNLAQKAGFSYTLRSSGEIPSSSTQVVIGDTMGELMLLYGIADLAFVGGSLVERGGHNPLEPAAHAIPVLMGPHTFNFKDICARLQEAEGLITVTDADSLVKEVSTLLTDEDYRLWYGRHAVEVLHQNQGALARLLQLLQPYLPQRSH, from the coding sequence TTGGAATTGTTGTATACCACCCTGCTTTACTTAATTCAGCCTCTGGTGTGGTTGCGATTATTACTTCGCAGCCGCAAAGCCCCCGCTTACCGCAAACGCTGGGCTGAACGCTATGGTTTTTGTCGTAACAAAGTGAAGCCGGACGGTATTCTGCTGCATTCCGTCTCCGTGGGAGAAACGCTGGCGGCGATCCCGCTGGTACGCGCACTGCGCCATCGCTACCCTTCGCTGCCCATCACCGTGACCACCATGACGCCAACCGGCTCGGAACGGGTGATGTCGGCGTTTGGCAAAGACGTACATCATGTTTATCTCCCGTACGATCTGCCCTGCGCCATGAACCGTTTTCTCAACAATGTTCGCCCGAAGCTGGTGATCGTGATGGAAACCGAACTGTGGCCGAACATGATTTCCGCGCTGAAAGCGCGCCAAATCCCCCTGGTTATCGCTAACGCACGGCTGTCAGAACGCTCGGCAAAAGGTTACGGCAAGTTGGGCAAATTTATGCGCCGCCTGCTGAGCAAAATCACCCTGATTGCCGCGCAAAACCAGGAAGATGCCGACCGTTTTCTGCAATTAGGCTTAAAGCGCAGCCAGTTGACCGTGACCGGCAGCCTGAAATTTGATATCTCCGTAACGCCAGAACTCGCTGCACGCGCAATAACGCTGCGCCGCCAGTGGGCACCACGCCGCCAGGTGTGGATTGCTACCAGCACGCACGACGGCGAAGAAGCGATTATTTTACAGGCGCACCGCAAGCTGCTGGAAACCTTCCCTGATTTACTGTTGATTCTGGTGCCCCGCCACCCGGAACGCTTCCCGGATGCGCGCAATTTGGCGCAGAAAGCCGGTTTCAGCTACACCTTGCGCAGCTCGGGCGAAATCCCTTCCAGCAGCACACAGGTAGTGATCGGCGACACGATGGGTGAACTGATGTTGCTGTATGGTATCGCCGATCTGGCGTTTGTCGGCGGCAGCCTGGTTGAACGCGGCGGCCACAACCCGCTGGAGCCCGCCGCGCACGCGATTCCCGTGCTGATGGGGCCACATACGTTTAATTTCAAAGATATCTGCGCACGTCTGCAGGAAGCGGAAGGGTTGATCACCGTCACCGATGCGGATTCGCTGGTGAAAGAGGTGTCGACCCTGCTGACGGATGAAGATTACCGTTTATGGTACGGCCGCCACGCGGTGGAAGTGCTGCACCAGAACCAGGGCGCGCTGGCGCGCCTGCTGCAACTTCTGCAACCGTATTTGCCTCAGCGGAGCCATTAA
- the coaD gene encoding pantetheine-phosphate adenylyltransferase: MSTKAIYPGTFDPITNGHIDIVTRAATMFDEVVLAIAASPSKKPLFDLPERVALAQAATAHLPNVSVVGFSDLMANFARAQQANILIRGLRAVADFEYEMQLAHMNRHLMPELESVFLMPSKEWSFISSTLVKEVARHQGDVTHFLPPDVHQALLEKLK; the protein is encoded by the coding sequence ATGAGCACAAAAGCGATTTATCCCGGCACCTTTGACCCCATCACTAACGGGCATATTGATATTGTGACCCGCGCCGCCACGATGTTTGATGAGGTAGTGTTAGCGATTGCCGCCAGCCCAAGCAAAAAACCGCTGTTTGACCTGCCAGAGCGCGTGGCACTGGCGCAAGCAGCGACGGCACATCTGCCGAATGTTTCCGTGGTGGGGTTTAGCGATTTGATGGCCAATTTTGCCCGTGCCCAGCAGGCAAATATCCTTATTCGCGGTTTGCGGGCGGTAGCGGATTTCGAATATGAGATGCAGCTGGCCCATATGAACCGCCACCTGATGCCGGAGCTGGAAAGCGTCTTTCTTATGCCGTCGAAAGAGTGGTCGTTTATCTCGTCCACGCTGGTCAAAGAAGTGGCGCGCCATCAGGGCGATGTCACCCACTTCCTGCCGCCTGACGTTCACCAGGCGCTGTTAGAGAAGCTTAAGTAA
- the rpmG gene encoding 50S ribosomal protein L33, with protein MAKGIREKIKLVSSAGTGHFYTTTKNKRTKPEKLELKKFDPVVRQHVLYKEAKIK; from the coding sequence ATGGCTAAAGGTATTCGTGAGAAAATCAAGCTGGTTTCTTCCGCTGGTACTGGTCACTTCTACACCACCACGAAGAACAAACGTACTAAGCCGGAAAAACTGGAACTGAAAAAATTCGATCCAGTTGTCCGTCAGCACGTGCTGTACAAAGAAGCTAAAATCAAATAA
- the mutM gene encoding bifunctional DNA-formamidopyrimidine glycosylase/DNA-(apurinic or apyrimidinic site) lyase has translation MPELPEVETSRRGIEPHLVGETILHAVVRNGRLRWPVSEEIHSLSDKPVLSVQRRAKYLLLELPDGWIIIHLGMSGSLRILPHELPAEKHDHVDLVMSNGKVLRYTDPRRFGAWLWTKELEGHNVLAHLGPEPLSDAFNAEYFQQKCAKKKTAIKPWLMDNKLVVGVGNIYASESLFAAGIHPDRLASSLSAQECEILVRVIKAVLLRSIEQGGTTLKDFLQSDGKPGYFAQELQVYGREGELCRVCSTPIVAAKHAQRSTFYCRRCQK, from the coding sequence ATGCCTGAATTACCCGAAGTCGAAACCAGCCGCAGAGGTATTGAACCGCACCTTGTTGGCGAAACCATTCTTCATGCGGTGGTGCGCAACGGGCGATTGCGCTGGCCTGTTTCCGAAGAGATCCACAGTCTGAGCGACAAACCGGTACTGAGCGTTCAGCGCCGCGCCAAATATTTGCTGCTCGAATTGCCCGACGGCTGGATCATTATTCACCTTGGCATGTCCGGTAGCCTGCGTATTCTTCCCCATGAGTTACCTGCTGAAAAACACGACCACGTCGATTTGGTGATGAGCAACGGCAAAGTGCTGCGCTACACCGATCCACGTCGTTTTGGCGCGTGGCTGTGGACGAAAGAGCTGGAAGGCCACAATGTGCTCGCGCATCTCGGCCCGGAGCCGCTCAGCGACGCTTTCAACGCTGAATATTTCCAGCAGAAATGCGCGAAGAAGAAAACCGCCATTAAACCCTGGCTCATGGATAACAAGCTGGTGGTCGGCGTGGGGAATATCTACGCCAGCGAATCGCTGTTTGCCGCCGGGATTCATCCCGATCGGCTGGCTTCGTCACTCTCGGCGCAGGAGTGCGAAATTCTGGTGCGGGTGATCAAAGCAGTGCTGCTGCGCTCTATCGAACAGGGCGGAACCACGCTAAAAGACTTTTTACAAAGCGACGGTAAACCGGGCTATTTCGCCCAGGAGTTGCAGGTATATGGTCGGGAAGGGGAACTTTGTCGCGTCTGCAGCACGCCGATTGTTGCCGCAAAGCATGCACAGCGCTCAACGTTTTACTGCCGACGCTGCCAGAAATAA